One window of Methanothermobacter thermautotrophicus genomic DNA carries:
- the larC gene encoding nickel pincer cofactor biosynthesis protein LarC, which translates to MVTVIDPQLAGVSGNMMVGALIDLGAHPERTAEVMEDAASHFGGADVDVSEVKRAGIRATYVDVRADESLSIGYMEFLKLLERISHPALDDEMLSMARAVFHTIAQAEASVHGVRLDDVHFHEVGAADAVADVMGAVFAYFDLNLHRDDVYTLPVAVGGGLVRGAHGLTPVPAPATTEILRGFPVTGGPSEFELATPTGSALLVNMVRGHRRFFPPMEIQAAGYGAGTMDPEFPNILRIVRGSEAVPHDRVVLLETNVDHLSGEVLGNIFERLMDAGALDVTLTPVIMKKNRPGQLIRVICRENEYEGVLRSIFSETGTLGVRIFPQVHRGVLERRVMEAQVDIKGRRTARFKVGLMGSRVLNARIEYEDARRISLETGIPLRDVIEMAEKQFRDLKLNDSPEDDLAED; encoded by the coding sequence ATGGTAACGGTCATAGACCCCCAGCTTGCAGGGGTATCCGGTAACATGATGGTGGGCGCCCTCATAGACCTCGGGGCCCACCCTGAGAGGACAGCTGAGGTCATGGAGGATGCCGCGTCCCACTTTGGAGGCGCAGATGTGGATGTATCTGAGGTTAAAAGAGCTGGCATCAGGGCAACATACGTCGATGTGAGGGCTGATGAATCACTCAGCATAGGATACATGGAGTTCCTCAAACTCCTTGAGAGGATCAGCCACCCCGCCCTGGATGATGAGATGCTTTCAATGGCGAGGGCCGTCTTCCACACCATAGCACAGGCGGAGGCCTCTGTCCACGGGGTGAGACTGGATGATGTCCACTTCCATGAGGTGGGAGCTGCAGATGCAGTTGCAGATGTCATGGGGGCAGTGTTCGCATACTTCGACCTTAACCTTCACAGGGATGATGTTTACACCCTCCCGGTTGCAGTTGGGGGAGGACTGGTGAGGGGCGCCCATGGACTCACACCTGTCCCTGCGCCGGCCACAACAGAGATACTCAGGGGATTTCCTGTAACCGGGGGCCCATCAGAGTTTGAACTTGCAACGCCAACCGGCTCTGCGCTCCTGGTGAACATGGTAAGGGGGCACCGAAGGTTCTTCCCGCCAATGGAGATTCAGGCAGCTGGCTACGGGGCAGGGACCATGGACCCGGAATTCCCCAACATACTCAGGATAGTCAGGGGCTCAGAGGCGGTCCCCCATGACAGGGTGGTTCTCCTTGAGACCAACGTGGACCACCTCAGCGGGGAGGTCCTTGGGAACATCTTCGAGAGGCTCATGGACGCCGGGGCACTGGACGTGACCCTCACCCCAGTCATAATGAAGAAGAACAGGCCCGGGCAGCTTATAAGGGTTATATGCCGGGAAAACGAGTATGAGGGGGTCCTTAGAAGCATCTTCTCAGAGACAGGGACCCTCGGTGTCAGGATATTCCCCCAGGTCCACAGGGGAGTCCTTGAGAGGAGGGTCATGGAGGCCCAGGTTGATATCAAGGGCCGCAGGACGGCAAGGTTCAAGGTGGGCCTCATGGGTTCACGTGTCCTGAATGCACGGATAGAATACGAGGATGCCCGGAGGATATCACTTGAGACGGGTATACCACTCAGGGATGTTATTGAAATGGCTGAGAAACAGTTCAGGGACCTAAAGTTAAATGATAGTCCAGAGGATGATTTAGCGGAGGACTGA
- the rplJ gene encoding 50S ribosomal protein L16, translating to MVRAYTRREYIKKIPGSKIVQYDMGNLSAEFPISLSVAVKAPTQITHNALEAARIASNRYMQRRAGRMGYHLKIRVYPHHIVRENPMATGAGADRVQDGMRKAFGKPVSTVALVKKNQKIITIETNKKNFKDAKEALRRAAMKFPVPCRIVIDRGEELIK from the coding sequence ATGGTTCGTGCATACACAAGAAGAGAGTATATCAAGAAGATCCCAGGTTCAAAGATCGTTCAATATGATATGGGTAACCTCTCAGCTGAATTCCCAATTTCACTGAGCGTGGCCGTCAAGGCACCCACCCAGATAACCCACAACGCCCTCGAGGCTGCCAGGATAGCCTCCAACCGTTATATGCAGAGGAGGGCTGGTAGGATGGGTTATCACCTGAAGATAAGGGTTTACCCGCACCACATTGTACGTGAAAACCCGATGGCAACAGGTGCCGGGGCTGACCGTGTACAGGACGGTATGAGGAAGGCCTTCGGTAAACCTGTAAGTACCGTGGCACTTGTCAAGAAGAACCAAAAGATAATTACAATTGAAACGAACAAGAAAAACTTCAAGGATGCCAAGGAGGCCCTCAGAAGGGCTGCCATGAAGTTCCCGGTTCCATGCAGGATCGTCATTGACAGGGGCGAGGAACTGATTAAATAA
- the queC gene encoding 7-cyano-7-deazaguanine synthase QueC, translating into MRAISILSGGMDSAVATALLMEEYEIHAITFNYGQRSARMEIEYSRRLSEHLGIEHRTLDLQWLGGLGGSVLTAGGDIPSPSDLDDTLECLETARKVWVPGRNLVFTSIGVSFAEAMKASAVIVGWDREEAETFPDNSEEFLDAFNRLLEVGTLDGVRVEAPLIGMTKREIVEAGSDLGLPFELTYSCYAGGRVHCGVCESCMRRKRAFELAGVEDPTEYLE; encoded by the coding sequence ATGAGGGCAATAAGCATACTATCAGGGGGTATGGACTCAGCGGTTGCAACGGCGCTCCTGATGGAGGAATATGAGATCCACGCCATCACCTTTAATTATGGCCAGAGGAGTGCCAGGATGGAGATTGAATATTCGAGGAGACTATCAGAGCACCTTGGAATTGAACACAGGACACTGGACCTCCAGTGGCTTGGAGGACTTGGAGGCTCGGTGCTCACGGCTGGAGGGGATATACCATCCCCATCTGACCTGGATGACACCCTTGAGTGCCTTGAGACAGCAAGGAAGGTCTGGGTACCCGGGAGGAACCTGGTATTCACATCCATAGGGGTCTCCTTCGCCGAGGCCATGAAGGCCAGTGCAGTTATTGTTGGCTGGGATCGGGAGGAGGCTGAGACCTTCCCTGATAACTCTGAGGAGTTCCTTGATGCATTCAACAGGCTCCTGGAGGTGGGCACCCTGGATGGTGTGAGGGTGGAGGCACCGCTGATTGGAATGACCAAGAGGGAGATAGTTGAGGCTGGATCTGATCTCGGATTACCCTTCGAGTTAACATACTCATGCTACGCTGGAGGCAGGGTTCACTGTGGAGTCTGCGAGTCCTGCATGAGGAGGAAGAGGGCCTTCGAACTTGCCGGCGTTGAGGACCCCACAGAGTACCTCGAATAA
- the ppsA gene encoding phosphoenolpyruvate synthase — protein sequence MVKYVAFFEELGKDDVGIAGGKGANLGELTQAGIPVPPGFVVTAATYNKFMTDTGLQPVVMEMLENLDVNDTKELQRVSAEIKDIITSTEVPEDIQTLIIESYNALCQRIGRDDVYVAIRSSATAEDLPEASFAGQQDTFLNIRGAEDVLDYVRRCWASLFEARAIFYREENNFDHSKVYIAVVVQEMVDAEKAGVMFTVHPSTGEDRILIEGSWGLGEAVVSGSVTPDTYWVDKGTGKLLELTVGEKNIMFTREDGRTVKKEVPPELRNKRVLSDEEIAALAEMGRRIQEHYGSPQDTEWAIMDGEVYMLQSRPITTLGEATEETEVKSREVLVKGLGASPGLASGKVKIIREIHELDKIQTGDILVTVMTTPDMVPAMKRASGIITDEGGVTCHAAIVSRELGIPCVVGTGNATEVLRENQVVSIDGNRGLVYEGSVIEEEKKEAEAETVTVESPLLTVTEVKVNVSMPEAARKAAATGADGVGLLRTEHMMLTTGVHPRKFIEEGREDELVKILAENILKVADEFYPRPVWYRTLDAPTDEFKTLEGGENEPYEHNPMLGWRGIRRELDEPEILRAEFRAIKKLHEQGYTNIGIMIPLVQHPDELRKAKMIAEEAGLKPHRDVEFGIMVETPAAALIIEDFIEEGIDFVSFGTNDLTQYTLAIDRNNEHVADLYTEGHPAVLKLIERVIMKCNEAGVRTSICGQAGSIPRIVEKLVELGISSVSANTDAVAEVRKTVARAEQRLLLKAARKLL from the coding sequence ATGGTTAAGTATGTGGCGTTTTTTGAGGAACTCGGTAAGGATGACGTGGGAATAGCCGGTGGAAAGGGGGCCAACCTGGGTGAACTGACCCAGGCAGGTATACCCGTCCCCCCGGGGTTCGTGGTAACAGCGGCGACCTATAACAAGTTCATGACAGACACCGGACTGCAGCCGGTGGTCATGGAGATGCTTGAAAACCTTGACGTCAACGATACAAAGGAACTCCAGAGGGTTTCAGCTGAGATAAAGGACATAATAACATCAACTGAGGTACCTGAGGATATACAGACACTCATAATAGAGTCCTACAATGCACTATGCCAGAGGATAGGAAGGGATGATGTATACGTCGCCATACGTTCCTCAGCCACGGCAGAGGACCTCCCTGAGGCATCCTTCGCGGGTCAGCAGGACACCTTCCTCAACATCAGGGGCGCCGAGGATGTCCTGGATTACGTCAGGAGGTGCTGGGCATCCCTCTTTGAGGCCAGGGCCATCTTCTACAGGGAGGAGAACAACTTCGACCACTCAAAGGTTTACATAGCAGTTGTTGTCCAGGAGATGGTGGACGCAGAGAAGGCCGGAGTCATGTTCACGGTCCACCCCTCAACAGGTGAGGACAGGATACTCATAGAGGGGTCATGGGGCCTTGGAGAGGCTGTTGTGTCCGGTTCAGTGACACCCGACACCTACTGGGTTGATAAGGGAACAGGTAAGCTCCTTGAACTCACGGTAGGTGAGAAGAACATAATGTTCACCCGGGAGGATGGTAGAACAGTCAAGAAGGAGGTCCCCCCTGAACTTCGCAACAAACGTGTTCTCTCTGACGAGGAGATAGCAGCCCTTGCAGAGATGGGTAGAAGGATACAGGAGCATTATGGCTCACCACAGGACACAGAATGGGCCATAATGGATGGAGAGGTTTACATGCTCCAGTCAAGGCCGATAACAACCCTGGGAGAGGCAACCGAGGAGACTGAGGTCAAGTCCAGGGAGGTCCTGGTTAAGGGTCTCGGTGCAAGCCCGGGCCTGGCATCAGGTAAGGTCAAGATAATCAGGGAGATCCATGAACTGGACAAGATACAGACCGGTGACATCCTGGTCACGGTCATGACAACACCTGACATGGTGCCTGCCATGAAGAGGGCCAGCGGTATAATAACCGATGAGGGAGGAGTCACATGCCACGCCGCCATAGTGTCCCGTGAACTAGGAATACCCTGCGTCGTGGGTACAGGAAATGCAACTGAAGTCCTCAGGGAGAACCAGGTCGTCAGCATAGACGGTAACAGGGGACTGGTATATGAGGGTAGCGTAATTGAGGAGGAGAAGAAGGAGGCTGAGGCCGAGACAGTCACTGTGGAGTCACCACTCCTAACCGTCACCGAGGTCAAGGTCAACGTCAGCATGCCAGAGGCTGCCAGGAAGGCAGCAGCCACAGGAGCCGACGGTGTTGGGCTTCTCAGGACAGAGCATATGATGTTAACCACGGGGGTGCACCCCAGGAAGTTTATTGAGGAGGGCAGAGAGGATGAACTCGTTAAAATCCTCGCAGAGAACATCCTGAAGGTTGCAGACGAGTTCTACCCAAGACCTGTATGGTACAGGACCCTGGACGCACCCACAGATGAATTCAAGACCCTTGAGGGTGGTGAAAACGAGCCCTACGAGCACAACCCGATGCTGGGATGGAGGGGCATACGCAGGGAACTCGATGAACCCGAGATCCTGAGGGCAGAGTTCAGGGCGATAAAGAAACTCCATGAGCAGGGTTACACAAACATAGGTATAATGATACCACTGGTACAGCACCCCGATGAACTCAGAAAGGCCAAGATGATCGCCGAGGAGGCCGGCCTTAAACCCCACAGGGACGTTGAATTCGGTATAATGGTCGAAACACCTGCAGCGGCCCTTATAATTGAGGATTTCATTGAGGAGGGAATTGACTTCGTGAGCTTCGGAACCAATGACCTCACCCAGTACACCCTCGCCATAGACAGGAACAATGAACACGTGGCAGACCTCTACACCGAGGGACACCCGGCTGTCCTCAAACTCATCGAGAGGGTTATAATGAAATGCAACGAGGCAGGTGTCAGGACAAGTATCTGCGGCCAGGCAGGAAGCATTCCAAGGATAGTTGAGAAACTTGTGGAACTTGGAATAAGCAGTGTATCCGCAAACACCGACGCTGTCGCAGAGGTGAGGAAAACCGTTGCAAGGGCAGAGCAGAGACTCCTCCTCAAGGCCGCACGGAAACTCCTCTAG
- the cobS gene encoding adenosylcobinamide-GDP ribazoletransferase gives MRFTGKLRGLISFSTIVPLRSDATVEDIASLTLHWPLVGALIGVAAGSVALVTSLLLPGAAVACVAYGFSIWFTGFHHLDGLIDMGDALMSHGSFERKIEIMRDSRIGTGGLGLLVLVSSTTIAAVYSLPHAMLFQGLLIGEFSAKVCLTGCALVSRPLDSGTGRHFILAARNPLIAIVWIFWAAVAYILVGVPGAVAVAVAVISGIFIGLVARRNFYWSTGDVLGASNEMGRMMSLLGLLAAIRLGV, from the coding sequence ATGAGGTTCACCGGGAAGCTCAGGGGACTTATATCCTTCTCAACGATTGTGCCCCTGAGATCAGATGCCACCGTTGAGGATATAGCTTCATTAACACTTCACTGGCCGCTGGTGGGTGCCCTAATAGGGGTGGCTGCAGGCTCGGTAGCTCTTGTTACCTCTCTGCTGCTCCCCGGGGCAGCTGTCGCCTGTGTTGCCTATGGATTCTCCATCTGGTTCACAGGTTTCCACCACCTGGATGGCCTGATAGATATGGGCGACGCCCTCATGTCCCATGGGAGCTTCGAGAGGAAGATAGAGATAATGAGGGACTCCAGGATAGGTACAGGAGGCCTTGGACTCCTTGTCCTGGTATCATCCACCACGATAGCCGCTGTTTACTCCCTTCCACATGCTATGCTGTTTCAGGGGCTCCTCATAGGAGAGTTCTCGGCCAAGGTGTGCCTCACGGGCTGCGCCCTTGTATCAAGGCCCCTTGACAGCGGGACAGGGAGGCACTTCATATTGGCGGCCAGAAATCCCCTCATCGCCATCGTATGGATTTTCTGGGCCGCTGTCGCATACATCCTTGTGGGGGTTCCGGGTGCTGTTGCCGTTGCTGTCGCTGTCATTTCAGGGATTTTCATTGGCCTTGTTGCCAGGAGGAACTTCTACTGGAGTACTGGTGACGTTCTGGGGGCCTCAAATGAGATGGGGAGGATGATGTCCCTCCTTGGCCTCCTTGCAGCCATCAGATTAGGGGTGTAG
- a CDS encoding tRNA (cytidine(56)-2'-O)-methyltransferase, with protein MMDVKVLRLGHRPSRDARITTHVCLTARAFGASEVILSGEEDPKLMEGVEDVVRRWGGPFSVVYRRNWQGVIESWKEGGGEVIHLTMYGLPARDVVPGIRDNGRDKLIVVGGARVPGKVYSLADYNVGVTNQPHSEVSSLAVFMHMLLDGAEFDLKFEDASIEVIPQARGKMLRETHGGSGVDGGDGNAEGD; from the coding sequence ATAATGGATGTGAAGGTTTTAAGGCTTGGCCACAGGCCATCAAGGGATGCGCGCATTACGACACATGTCTGCCTCACTGCGAGGGCCTTCGGCGCCTCGGAGGTTATACTCAGTGGTGAGGAGGACCCTAAGCTCATGGAGGGCGTTGAGGATGTTGTCAGAAGATGGGGTGGGCCCTTCAGTGTGGTCTACCGCAGGAACTGGCAGGGTGTCATAGAGTCCTGGAAGGAGGGGGGAGGGGAGGTCATACACCTCACCATGTACGGTTTACCTGCCAGGGACGTCGTGCCCGGGATAAGGGATAACGGAAGGGATAAGCTCATTGTTGTGGGGGGTGCAAGGGTCCCCGGGAAGGTCTACAGTCTTGCAGACTACAACGTTGGGGTGACCAATCAGCCACACTCTGAGGTCTCCTCCCTGGCTGTGTTCATGCACATGCTCCTTGATGGGGCTGAATTTGACCTTAAATTTGAGGATGCCAGTATAGAGGTGATACCCCAGGCGAGGGGTAAAATGCTCAGGGAGACCCATGGAGGATCAGGTGTGGATGGGGGTGATGGTAATGCTGAGGGTGATTGA
- the cobZ gene encoding alpha-ribazole phosphatase CobZ, translating into MKEKVNLNGAEILVEENHVIVRADSGLVTADSSISIEDEVRHELPGAHCMVRAGDAVAFSSAGKRVDVLLILGEPCGDRIPEALRISVEEVSCTTGILTEMMRPQVRVVALPGDGWPGEDSIRGAIRRSLRGVLLDGPGVEELLEARGVTIDGMVEAGMELLVGVDATVDLRDRLRSEIRRALGDLNVRALLAAALHLEGDIENRRVLGVDLRDDPAYLYSDEVLGMALANQVAGTKAIFNFKRYDEEKPGILGELGPMVDDAVAGLIAGCMSRIFE; encoded by the coding sequence TTGAAGGAGAAAGTGAATCTTAACGGTGCAGAAATTCTGGTTGAAGAGAATCATGTGATTGTGAGGGCAGATTCAGGACTTGTTACTGCAGATTCAAGCATCAGCATTGAGGATGAGGTCCGCCATGAACTCCCGGGGGCCCACTGCATGGTGAGGGCCGGTGATGCGGTGGCATTCTCCTCGGCAGGGAAACGGGTGGATGTCCTGTTAATCCTGGGGGAGCCATGCGGTGACCGGATACCTGAAGCCCTGAGGATCAGTGTGGAGGAGGTATCATGCACCACCGGGATCCTCACTGAGATGATGAGGCCGCAGGTGAGGGTCGTGGCACTCCCAGGTGATGGATGGCCCGGTGAGGATTCCATAAGGGGGGCTATCAGGCGCTCCCTCCGGGGCGTACTACTCGACGGGCCAGGGGTTGAGGAGCTCCTTGAGGCCCGTGGGGTCACAATTGACGGTATGGTGGAGGCTGGTATGGAACTGCTGGTTGGCGTTGATGCCACAGTGGATCTCAGGGACCGGCTGAGGTCAGAGATAAGGAGGGCCCTCGGTGACCTCAATGTCAGGGCCCTCCTTGCAGCCGCACTGCACCTTGAAGGGGACATAGAAAACAGGAGGGTCCTCGGTGTGGACCTGCGGGATGACCCAGCCTACCTCTACAGTGATGAGGTCCTGGGTATGGCGCTTGCCAACCAGGTGGCAGGTACAAAGGCGATATTCAACTTCAAAAGGTATGATGAGGAAAAACCTGGCATCCTCGGTGAACTGGGCCCCATGGTTGATGACGCCGTTGCGGGCCTCATAGCCGGCTGCATGTCACGGATCTTTGAGTGA
- a CDS encoding MJ1244 family protein — MKVHLRVFIEVENLGRVMNILADEGVTGFYIVEYKGVSPTEWKGFSVKEDPRSAISLIRDYARDAILVCSVVDEELVEPIIRRFSEELAGEKYTIIEIPIRRIIVNSPQE; from the coding sequence ATGAAGGTGCATCTACGGGTATTCATTGAGGTTGAGAACCTTGGCCGTGTAATGAACATACTGGCCGATGAGGGTGTCACAGGCTTCTACATAGTGGAGTACAAGGGCGTCTCTCCAACAGAATGGAAGGGATTCTCAGTCAAGGAGGACCCCAGGTCAGCGATTTCCCTTATACGCGATTATGCAAGGGACGCAATCCTTGTATGCTCCGTGGTTGATGAGGAACTTGTTGAACCAATAATAAGGAGGTTCAGCGAGGAGCTGGCCGGTGAGAAGTACACCATAATAGAGATACCCATAAGAAGGATAATAGTGAACTCCCCCCAAGAGTGA
- the upp gene encoding uracil phosphoribosyltransferase, with translation MLRVIDNLIVREKLTTIRQRGIDPASFRRGVSDIGRYMAYEFADTLQWREVEVETPLGTAGGVEITDRDRIVILSILRASLPFTEGVMKVFPEAGHGIIGARRSDDPPFRVSIDYIRVPELDDKIMVIADPMLATGNTMMGILDALEAYGSPARTVVFNIISSRMGLERVLERGVDVYTCGVEEEVNDMGYIVPGLGDAGDLAFGRPSD, from the coding sequence ATGCTGAGGGTGATTGATAACCTGATAGTCAGGGAGAAGCTCACCACTATAAGGCAGAGGGGGATAGATCCTGCCAGTTTCAGGAGGGGAGTGTCTGATATAGGCCGCTACATGGCCTACGAATTCGCAGATACCCTGCAATGGCGTGAAGTGGAGGTTGAAACCCCCCTTGGCACTGCGGGTGGTGTTGAGATAACCGACAGGGACAGGATAGTTATTCTTAGCATCCTCAGGGCCTCACTGCCCTTTACAGAGGGGGTGATGAAGGTCTTCCCTGAGGCAGGACACGGTATTATCGGTGCCAGGAGGTCCGATGACCCCCCATTCAGGGTCTCAATAGACTACATCAGGGTCCCGGAGCTTGATGATAAGATAATGGTGATAGCGGACCCCATGCTCGCAACCGGGAACACCATGATGGGCATCCTTGATGCCCTCGAGGCCTACGGCTCCCCTGCAAGGACCGTGGTCTTCAACATAATATCCTCAAGGATGGGCCTTGAAAGGGTCCTTGAAAGGGGTGTGGATGTCTACACATGTGGTGTTGAGGAGGAGGTTAATGACATGGGCTACATAGTCCCTGGACTCGGGGATGCCGGGGATCTGGCCTTCGGGAGGCCCTCCGATTAG
- a CDS encoding AAA family ATPase gives MKIAITGKGGVGKTTIAGTLACIFSENFHVFAIDADPDMNLASSIGISGDMEPISRMKDVIRERTGAEPGSSFGEVFKLNPRISDLPDSLSIEHPLRPGLRVMVMGTVEHGGEGCVCPASVLLKALLRHLILRKDEMVILDMEAGIEHLGRRTAESVDLMLVVVEPGLKSLETAERIKKLAGDIGVQRIMAIINKVSDIHEEEFMRERLSSLNLEVLGSVPRDEKVIEADMRGEPLMMYPDSEALRAIRSISERILSLHMGVE, from the coding sequence ATGAAGATAGCCATAACAGGTAAGGGTGGGGTCGGCAAGACAACCATAGCCGGAACCCTGGCCTGCATATTCTCAGAGAACTTCCATGTCTTCGCCATAGACGCTGACCCTGATATGAACCTGGCATCCAGCATAGGGATAAGCGGGGACATGGAGCCTATATCAAGGATGAAGGATGTTATAAGGGAGAGGACAGGTGCTGAGCCGGGCTCATCCTTCGGTGAGGTCTTCAAGCTAAACCCGAGAATAAGTGACCTCCCGGATTCCCTGTCAATCGAGCATCCCCTCCGCCCCGGCCTCAGGGTCATGGTTATGGGTACCGTTGAACATGGAGGTGAAGGATGCGTCTGCCCGGCCTCGGTGCTCCTCAAGGCCCTCCTGAGGCACCTGATACTCAGGAAGGATGAGATGGTTATACTGGACATGGAGGCCGGGATAGAGCACCTCGGAAGGAGGACCGCTGAATCCGTGGACCTCATGCTGGTTGTGGTGGAGCCCGGCCTAAAATCACTTGAAACCGCTGAAAGGATAAAGAAGCTGGCAGGAGACATTGGAGTGCAGAGGATAATGGCCATAATAAACAAGGTCTCAGATATCCATGAGGAGGAATTCATGAGAGAGAGACTCTCATCCCTTAACCTGGAGGTCCTTGGATCGGTGCCAAGGGACGAAAAGGTTATAGAGGCAGACATGAGGGGGGAGCCCCTGATGATGTACCCGGATTCAGAGGCACTGAGGGCCATAAGGAGCATATCAGAGAGGATACTCTCCCTCCACATGGGGGTGGAATGA
- the mfnA gene encoding tyrosine decarboxylase MfnA, which translates to MDEKGLPEEKVLELLAEFQSRDMTYTSGRILGSMCTSSHPLARRVYCDFLESNLGDPGLFRGTRELESMVIGMLGDLLSEPAAAGHIITGGTEANLMAMRAARNMAGAEKPEIIVPKSAHFSFRKAADILGIRLREAELDHEYRVDLESVRKLISGNTVAVVGVAGTTELGRIDPVEELSEICLEEGIHLHVDAAFGGFIIPFLRETGAELPEFDFKLQGVSSITVDPHKMGLAPIPSGCILFRDASYLDAMSIETPYLTEKQQSTIVGTRTGASAAATWAVMKHMGREGYRELALRVMGVTRRLRDGLVELDYQLVVEPELNIVAFNHPSIGPHELASRLEEMGWAVSVSSCPPAIRVVLMPHIGEEHIEMLLRDLEGLMRDTPQGVRG; encoded by the coding sequence ATGGATGAAAAGGGCCTACCCGAGGAAAAGGTACTTGAACTTCTCGCTGAATTCCAGAGTAGGGATATGACCTACACCTCAGGAAGAATCCTCGGGTCCATGTGCACATCATCCCACCCCCTCGCCAGGAGGGTGTACTGTGACTTCCTCGAGTCCAACCTGGGGGACCCCGGACTCTTCAGGGGCACCAGGGAACTTGAATCCATGGTGATAGGGATGCTCGGGGACCTCCTCTCAGAGCCCGCCGCAGCCGGCCACATAATAACAGGCGGTACCGAGGCGAACCTCATGGCAATGAGGGCAGCCAGAAACATGGCCGGGGCTGAAAAACCTGAGATAATAGTCCCTAAATCAGCCCACTTTTCCTTCAGAAAGGCGGCGGATATCCTGGGAATCAGACTCAGGGAGGCTGAACTGGACCATGAATACAGGGTAGACCTTGAATCAGTGAGAAAACTCATATCAGGAAACACAGTGGCCGTTGTTGGAGTCGCAGGGACAACAGAACTTGGCAGGATAGACCCTGTTGAGGAGCTATCAGAAATTTGCCTTGAGGAGGGCATACACCTCCACGTTGACGCAGCCTTCGGGGGCTTCATAATACCCTTCCTGAGGGAAACCGGCGCTGAACTACCTGAATTTGATTTTAAACTTCAGGGGGTCTCATCCATAACAGTGGATCCACACAAGATGGGCCTGGCCCCCATCCCCAGTGGATGCATACTCTTCAGGGACGCCTCCTACCTGGATGCCATGAGCATAGAGACACCCTACCTCACAGAGAAGCAGCAGTCAACCATAGTGGGCACCAGGACCGGGGCTTCGGCCGCCGCAACCTGGGCGGTCATGAAACACATGGGCCGTGAGGGCTACCGTGAACTCGCCCTCAGGGTGATGGGTGTAACCCGCAGACTCAGGGACGGACTGGTGGAACTGGACTACCAGCTCGTGGTGGAACCCGAACTCAATATAGTGGCCTTCAACCATCCCTCAATTGGGCCCCATGAACTGGCATCCAGACTCGAGGAGATGGGATGGGCAGTATCGGTCTCATCATGCCCGCCAGCCATAAGGGTTGTCCTCATGCCACATATAGGTGAGGAACACATCGAAATGCTGCTCAGGGACCTGGAGGGTCTGATGCGGGACACCCCTCAGGGAGTCAGAGGTTGA
- a CDS encoding KEOPS complex subunit Pcc1, which yields MKQEVNPSDRQRNKIRISITITAEYESREEAEIIKRALEPDNRSFVESEIQGSEVRFTTEADSIGTALNTADDLIFSEMVVEKMMKADDD from the coding sequence ATGAAACAGGAAGTAAATCCCTCTGACAGACAGAGAAATAAGATCAGGATATCCATAACAATAACAGCAGAATACGAATCCCGGGAGGAGGCCGAGATCATAAAAAGGGCCCTTGAACCGGATAACAGATCATTTGTTGAATCTGAGATTCAGGGCTCAGAGGTCAGGTTCACCACAGAGGCGGACTCCATTGGCACCGCCCTCAACACTGCGGACGACCTTATATTCTCTGAAATGGTGGTTGAGAAGATGATGAAAGCTGATGATGATTGA
- a CDS encoding fumarate hydratase C-terminal domain-containing protein, with the protein MIRIELPATGEEIRKLRVGDRVVMDGIIYTGRDAALPKLVKALKAGEEPINVMGAAIMHTAVSPAGIAPTSSNKEDIEESIPYLASRGVLVHIGKGKLGDETVRALHEAGAVFIVTPPTAALLTSRVKSMRVAAFEEEGMEAIFELRVKDIPGIVAAAGGKSIYG; encoded by the coding sequence ATGATCAGGATAGAGTTACCAGCAACAGGAGAGGAGATAAGAAAACTCAGGGTCGGTGACAGGGTGGTAATGGATGGTATCATCTACACTGGAAGGGACGCGGCCCTCCCAAAACTCGTTAAGGCCCTGAAAGCTGGAGAGGAGCCCATCAACGTCATGGGCGCCGCCATAATGCACACGGCCGTAAGTCCAGCGGGTATAGCCCCCACAAGCAGCAACAAGGAGGACATAGAGGAGAGCATACCCTACCTTGCATCGAGGGGTGTGCTTGTCCACATAGGCAAAGGAAAACTTGGAGATGAGACGGTAAGGGCACTCCATGAGGCTGGAGCAGTCTTCATAGTAACACCACCCACAGCAGCCCTGCTCACAAGCAGGGTTAAATCGATGAGGGTGGCTGCCTTTGAGGAGGAGGGCATGGAGGCCATCTTTGAACTCCGAGTTAAGGACATACCAGGTATCGTTGCAGCGGCCGGGGGAAAATCCATCTATGGCTGA